The following coding sequences lie in one Methanopyrus sp. SNP6 genomic window:
- the cofH gene encoding 5-amino-6-(D-ribitylamino)uracil--L-tyrosine 4-hydroxyphenyl transferase CofH yields MPTSQKSSSVSRMMRGSPDEVSVDELVNTAVAGGIDEGTALDILQGKLDSYKVMRAAHEARLKIAGEHVTFVVNRNINFTNVCINRCRFCAFRRDPDDPDAYRMTPEEVGERAAEARDAGATEVCLQGGLHPEATFEYYLEMLDEIKSQAQDIHVHGYSPMEVKYCAKLAGEDIEDVLRELKRAGLDSMPGTAAEIFSSEVRKRLCPDKLEADEWEHIIRTAHELGIPTTCTMMYGHIDSPRDWIDHMKRLRRIQEDTGGFTEFVPLSFVHSNAPIYRRGGARPGVSGMTDVLVHAVARLYFGPLIPNIQASWVKLGVKLAQMTLHAGANDLGGTLMEENISREAGAKETESLEPEEIVEIIREAGFTPVQRTTLYEPVKVY; encoded by the coding sequence ATGCCAACATCTCAGAAGTCATCGAGCGTCTCTCGGATGATGAGGGGTTCGCCCGATGAAGTCAGCGTCGACGAGCTAGTGAACACTGCCGTAGCCGGTGGCATCGACGAGGGAACTGCGTTGGACATCTTGCAGGGCAAGCTGGACTCATACAAGGTGATGCGGGCTGCACACGAGGCCCGACTTAAGATCGCCGGTGAGCATGTCACGTTCGTGGTGAACAGGAACATCAACTTCACCAACGTATGCATTAACAGGTGCCGATTCTGTGCGTTCCGGAGGGATCCGGACGACCCAGATGCTTACCGTATGACTCCGGAAGAGGTGGGTGAGCGGGCAGCGGAAGCCCGTGACGCTGGAGCTACGGAAGTGTGTCTTCAGGGCGGGCTGCATCCCGAGGCGACGTTTGAGTACTATTTGGAAATGTTGGACGAGATCAAATCGCAAGCCCAGGATATCCACGTGCACGGTTACTCACCGATGGAAGTGAAGTACTGCGCCAAGCTGGCTGGAGAGGACATCGAAGACGTACTGCGGGAGCTTAAGCGAGCCGGTCTCGATTCGATGCCCGGAACGGCCGCGGAGATATTCTCTTCGGAGGTAAGGAAGCGGCTATGTCCTGATAAGTTGGAAGCCGACGAGTGGGAACACATCATCAGGACCGCACACGAGCTTGGTATTCCCACTACCTGTACCATGATGTACGGTCACATCGATTCACCTAGGGACTGGATCGACCACATGAAGCGGCTCCGAAGAATCCAAGAGGACACTGGGGGTTTCACGGAGTTCGTGCCGCTCTCTTTCGTACATTCGAACGCACCGATTTACCGACGGGGAGGGGCGCGACCCGGAGTATCTGGCATGACGGACGTACTCGTGCACGCAGTGGCCCGATTGTACTTCGGACCGTTGATCCCGAACATACAGGCTTCTTGGGTAAAGCTCGGGGTAAAGTTGGCTCAGATGACGCTACACGCCGGGGCGAACGATCTAGGTGGTACTCTCATGGAAGAGAACATCTCCCGTGAGGCGGGGGCTAAGGAAACGGAGAGCTTAGAGCCAGAGGAGATCGTGGAAATAATTCGGGAGGCCGGCTTCACTCCAGTACAGCGCACAACCCTTTACGAGCCCGTGAAGGTGTATTGA
- the cofG gene encoding 7,8-didemethyl-8-hydroxy-5-deazariboflavin synthase CofG, translated as MKGYDLLKLMDRANRLTRERFGTVVSYSKNVFVPLTRLCRNRCSYCTFRREPEDVKSPYLSPKEVFEIVEKGKEAGCKEVLFTFGERPEERYDEALEWLEEHGYSSTVEYLVDLCRRCVEEYNMLPHSNPGVITKREMRKLRRWNASMGLMMEILSDRLCEEGGPHEHSPGKHPEERLKVLKYAGELKVPFTTGILIGIGETWEERVKTLEEIQKMHKRYGHVQEVIVQNFRTKPGIQMEDHPEPTPADLLRTVATARLTLPDVPVQVPPNLNPETGQLALLAGANDWGGVSPVTKDYVNPEAPWPEIEELKRLTEGVDLRLRERLPIYPEYVRRGWYHANISEVIERLSDDEGFAR; from the coding sequence TTGAAGGGCTACGATCTCCTCAAGCTCATGGACCGGGCGAACCGGTTGACCAGGGAGAGGTTCGGCACGGTGGTCTCCTACTCGAAGAACGTGTTCGTGCCGCTCACCCGGTTATGTCGGAATCGGTGCTCTTACTGCACCTTCCGTCGGGAACCGGAGGACGTGAAATCGCCGTATCTATCCCCGAAAGAGGTCTTCGAAATCGTGGAGAAGGGTAAGGAAGCCGGTTGTAAGGAGGTGCTTTTCACCTTCGGAGAGCGCCCTGAAGAGAGGTACGACGAGGCCCTAGAATGGTTGGAGGAGCACGGGTATTCAAGCACAGTCGAGTACCTCGTCGATCTCTGCCGTAGATGCGTAGAGGAGTACAATATGCTGCCGCACAGCAATCCCGGCGTGATCACGAAGAGGGAGATGCGGAAGCTGCGTCGTTGGAACGCTAGTATGGGCCTCATGATGGAGATACTATCGGACCGGTTGTGTGAAGAAGGCGGTCCTCACGAGCACTCCCCCGGAAAGCACCCCGAGGAGCGTCTGAAGGTGCTTAAATACGCCGGAGAGTTGAAAGTACCTTTCACCACCGGGATACTGATCGGCATCGGCGAGACGTGGGAGGAACGCGTGAAGACTTTGGAGGAGATCCAGAAGATGCACAAGCGGTACGGTCACGTTCAGGAGGTAATAGTTCAGAACTTCAGGACGAAACCTGGAATCCAGATGGAGGATCACCCAGAACCTACACCCGCTGACTTACTACGGACTGTCGCAACGGCGCGACTGACGCTGCCAGACGTCCCGGTCCAGGTACCCCCGAATCTGAACCCTGAGACTGGTCAGCTCGCGCTGTTGGCGGGCGCGAACGACTGGGGAGGAGTTTCCCCAGTGACAAAGGATTACGTGAACCCTGAAGCCCCATGGCCCGAGATCGAGGAGCTGAAAAGACTGACTGAAGGTGTCGATCTCAGGTTAAGGGAGCGGCTCCCGATATACCCGGAGTACGTTCGTCGGGGCTGGTACCATGCCAACATCTCAGAAGTCATCGAGCGTCTCTCGGATGATGAGGGGTTCGCCCGATGA
- a CDS encoding radical SAM/SPASM domain-containing protein, with the protein MARIEAFVEFLNGFLKTAPGKKLLKLGTKWCDSCENLRVKVALDVAYGGREDACRKCRMLAKLVKTAVEGCAKALGVNRETLRECLAQDPYRRGIAVTLLGIHEYGVRKPFVPAAPYLVVWDVTGLCNLKCKHCYSSAGEPAPGELDTERALEVIERLSEWNVPALAFSGGEPLMRGDFFELAEASADEGMFTALATNGTLIDREVAERLEAAGVEYVEISVDGANPGTHDRFRGVKGAWERALEGVKNCAETDVITVIAFTVHRNNVDELPEMLDLAEELGADGVAVFNFIPTGHGRFRPDLDLSPEDRERVLKTLIQEATERDIMIYSTAPQMARVSLQMSEEGTSEVVYGTHFYGGSGGFSSLVEFLGGCGAGRCLLAIRPNGDVQPCVFLPVKIGNILRDDREELWNDDILWKCRNRDDLHGPCGECEYRYVCGGCRARVYAYEGSVNDSDPGCQLAQRRS; encoded by the coding sequence ATGGCGCGAATCGAGGCGTTCGTCGAGTTCTTGAACGGGTTCCTAAAGACCGCACCAGGGAAGAAACTACTGAAACTTGGTACCAAGTGGTGTGACTCGTGCGAGAACTTACGTGTCAAGGTAGCGCTGGATGTCGCCTACGGAGGACGCGAGGACGCTTGCCGAAAGTGCCGTATGCTAGCCAAATTGGTGAAAACAGCGGTCGAAGGATGTGCTAAAGCCTTAGGCGTGAATCGGGAGACGTTACGCGAGTGTCTCGCGCAGGATCCGTACCGGCGAGGTATCGCCGTTACTCTGCTTGGAATTCACGAATACGGCGTTCGAAAGCCGTTCGTTCCAGCCGCCCCATACCTAGTAGTGTGGGATGTAACTGGACTATGTAACCTCAAGTGTAAACACTGCTACTCGAGCGCTGGCGAACCGGCACCAGGAGAACTCGACACCGAACGCGCGCTGGAGGTCATAGAGAGGCTCTCTGAGTGGAATGTTCCAGCATTGGCTTTCTCCGGTGGAGAACCGCTGATGCGTGGCGACTTCTTCGAGCTCGCCGAAGCCTCGGCTGACGAGGGGATGTTCACCGCGCTGGCCACGAACGGGACGCTCATCGATCGAGAGGTAGCGGAGCGGCTGGAGGCTGCAGGTGTTGAGTACGTAGAAATCAGCGTCGACGGCGCCAATCCGGGTACACATGACCGTTTCCGTGGTGTCAAAGGAGCATGGGAAAGGGCCCTGGAAGGTGTCAAAAATTGCGCTGAAACCGACGTAATCACAGTCATAGCGTTCACAGTGCATCGCAACAACGTGGACGAGCTGCCTGAAATGCTGGACCTAGCCGAAGAGTTGGGTGCCGACGGTGTCGCGGTGTTCAACTTCATCCCCACAGGCCATGGTAGATTCCGCCCGGATCTTGATCTCAGCCCGGAGGACAGGGAACGTGTCCTCAAGACCCTAATCCAAGAGGCCACGGAGAGGGACATCATGATTTACTCCACAGCACCTCAGATGGCCCGGGTCAGTCTGCAAATGTCCGAGGAAGGTACATCCGAGGTTGTGTACGGAACGCATTTTTACGGCGGGAGTGGTGGATTCTCCTCCCTGGTGGAGTTCTTGGGTGGATGCGGAGCGGGCCGATGTCTATTAGCTATTCGACCGAATGGAGACGTCCAACCGTGTGTGTTCTTACCCGTCAAAATCGGCAACATACTAAGGGATGACAGGGAAGAACTCTGGAATGACGACATATTGTGGAAATGTCGAAACCGCGACGATCTCCACGGTCCTTGTGGGGAATGTGAGTACCGGTACGTCTGCGGGGGATGTAGGGCCAGAGTCTACGCGTACGAGGGTAGCGTAAATGACT